The Mycolicibacterium mageritense genome contains a region encoding:
- a CDS encoding thiolase C-terminal domain-containing protein gives MRKAMQAFGMAGLMPADVDVAEVRDFISYEELGFAECFGAHRPGESETRSVGDARIAVTVLEAPDGG, from the coding sequence ATGAGGAAAGCCATGCAGGCCTTCGGCATGGCGGGACTCATGCCGGCCGATGTCGATGTCGCCGAAGTGCGTGACTTCATCAGCTACGAGGAGCTGGGTTTCGCCGAATGTTTCGGCGCGCACAGACCCGGCGAGAGCGAGACGCGAAGCGTCGGTGATGCGCGCATCGCGGTGACAGTCCTGGAGGCGCCCGATGGCGGATAG
- a CDS encoding CaiB/BaiF CoA transferase family protein, with translation MSGPLKGIRVLEVAMYGFVPSAGAVLREWGADVIKVEHAVTGDPQRGLRQTGPLRVEGDPNPNIEHANRGKRSIGLDMSIPEGREILVELARRADVFLTSFLPGHREKFGIDVDDIRAVNPDIIYARGSALGPRGEESVKGGYDMTAFWCRAGTAATITPPGIEGMIGPPGPAYGDTISGTNLAGGIAAALLKRERTGEPSVVDVSLLGSGLWAMGHTFALTSHLNQLMVQPPPGVHGSPINPLVGLYATADDRYISFVMMQPTKFWADVCRHMDLEQYLDDPRFATAEGFAENTPAAVEILTEAMKKRTLPEWSERFATLAGPWAPVQDTLQAAQDAQIRANEYFVRAGELELVANPVQFDVSAPCTGAAPGFAEQTDDILVELGLDWDRIIELKTAGAVT, from the coding sequence ATGAGCGGCCCGCTGAAGGGCATCCGCGTCCTCGAGGTCGCCATGTACGGATTCGTGCCGTCGGCCGGTGCGGTGCTCCGGGAGTGGGGTGCCGACGTCATCAAGGTCGAGCACGCCGTCACCGGCGATCCGCAACGCGGACTGCGCCAGACCGGACCGCTGCGGGTCGAGGGCGACCCGAACCCGAACATCGAACACGCCAACCGTGGCAAGCGCAGCATCGGGCTGGACATGTCGATCCCGGAGGGCAGAGAGATTCTGGTCGAGCTCGCGCGTCGTGCCGACGTGTTCCTCACCAGCTTCCTGCCCGGGCACCGGGAGAAGTTCGGCATCGACGTCGACGACATCCGCGCGGTGAACCCGGACATCATCTACGCGCGCGGCAGTGCGTTGGGCCCGCGCGGCGAAGAATCGGTCAAAGGCGGCTACGACATGACCGCGTTCTGGTGCCGGGCAGGCACCGCCGCCACGATCACCCCGCCCGGCATCGAGGGCATGATCGGGCCGCCGGGCCCCGCCTACGGCGACACCATCTCCGGAACCAACCTCGCGGGCGGGATCGCCGCGGCCCTGCTCAAACGGGAACGCACGGGTGAGCCGTCCGTCGTCGACGTTTCGCTGCTCGGCAGCGGGCTGTGGGCGATGGGGCATACATTCGCGCTGACGTCACACCTGAATCAGCTCATGGTGCAGCCCCCGCCGGGCGTGCATGGTTCACCGATCAATCCGCTGGTGGGGCTCTACGCCACCGCCGACGATCGCTACATCTCGTTCGTCATGATGCAGCCGACCAAGTTCTGGGCCGACGTGTGCAGGCACATGGATCTCGAGCAGTACCTCGACGATCCCCGGTTCGCCACCGCCGAGGGTTTCGCCGAGAACACCCCGGCCGCCGTCGAGATCCTGACCGAGGCCATGAAGAAGCGCACACTGCCGGAATGGAGCGAGCGGTTCGCGACGCTCGCCGGACCGTGGGCGCCCGTGCAGGACACGCTGCAGGCCGCCCAGGACGCCCAGATCCGGGCCAACGAATACTTCGTCCGCGCAGGTGAACTGGAGTTGGTGGCCAATCCGGTGCAGTTCGACGTCAGCGCACCCTGCACGGGAGCCGCTCCCGGGTTCGCCGAGCAGACCGATGACATCCTGGTCGAACTGGGCCTGGACTGGGACCGCATCATCGAGCTCAAGACGGCCGGCGCCGTCACTTAG
- a CDS encoding aldehyde dehydrogenase family protein: MQETPTIAEERQVDRRLLIGGELRETPRTFPSVNPATGDVLGYAPDATVADAEAAVAAARRAFDTTDWSTDTELRVRCLHQFHRALVEHRDELAALTTAEVGATAALCAGAQLDQPIDIVRYYAELLATYPLTEDLGNISSRGMRHHRWVEKEAAGVVAAIIAYNYPNQLALAKLAPALAAGCTVVLKAAPDTPLITLALGELIAEHTDIPPGVVNVLSGADPEVGAVLTTSRDVDMVTFTGSTPTGRRIMAAASETLKKVFLELGGKSAAIVLDDADFNTAALFSAFSMVTHAGQGCALTSRLLVPAKHKDEIVELVKTNFGHVRFGDPTDPKTYMGPLISAKQRDKVDGMVKRAVEAGATLVTGGEKVDPGFFYTPTLLADVDPDSEIAQEEVFGPVLAVIAYEDDDDAVRIANNSIYGLSGAVFGSEDRALAVARRIRTGTFSINGGNYFSPDSPFGGYKQSGIGREMGTAGLEEFLESKTFARVLS, encoded by the coding sequence ATGCAGGAAACGCCCACCATCGCGGAGGAACGGCAGGTTGACCGGAGGCTGTTGATCGGCGGAGAACTGCGCGAAACCCCGCGGACGTTTCCTTCCGTCAACCCGGCAACCGGGGACGTCCTCGGGTATGCGCCCGACGCCACCGTCGCCGACGCCGAGGCAGCCGTCGCCGCGGCCCGCCGCGCCTTCGACACCACAGATTGGTCGACCGACACCGAACTGCGCGTGCGGTGCCTGCACCAGTTCCACCGGGCGCTCGTCGAACATCGCGACGAACTGGCCGCGCTGACCACCGCCGAAGTGGGTGCCACCGCGGCGCTGTGCGCGGGCGCTCAGCTGGACCAGCCGATCGACATCGTGCGGTACTACGCCGAGCTCCTGGCGACCTACCCGCTCACCGAGGATCTCGGCAACATCTCCAGCCGCGGCATGCGGCACCACCGATGGGTCGAGAAGGAGGCCGCGGGCGTGGTCGCCGCGATCATTGCCTACAACTACCCGAACCAGCTCGCGCTGGCCAAGCTCGCACCCGCCTTGGCGGCCGGCTGCACCGTGGTGCTCAAGGCCGCTCCTGACACGCCGCTGATCACGCTGGCGCTGGGCGAGCTGATCGCCGAGCACACCGACATCCCGCCGGGTGTGGTCAACGTGCTCTCCGGCGCCGATCCCGAGGTCGGTGCGGTACTGACCACCAGCCGTGACGTCGACATGGTGACCTTCACGGGTTCCACCCCGACCGGGCGGCGCATCATGGCCGCAGCGAGCGAGACCCTCAAAAAGGTGTTCCTCGAGCTCGGCGGCAAATCGGCCGCGATCGTCCTCGACGATGCCGACTTCAACACCGCGGCACTGTTTTCCGCGTTCAGCATGGTGACGCACGCGGGCCAGGGGTGTGCGCTGACCTCGCGCCTGCTCGTGCCTGCCAAACACAAGGACGAGATCGTCGAACTGGTCAAGACCAACTTCGGGCACGTGCGGTTCGGCGACCCGACCGATCCCAAGACTTATATGGGGCCGCTGATCAGCGCGAAGCAGCGCGACAAGGTCGACGGCATGGTCAAGCGTGCCGTCGAGGCCGGGGCCACCCTGGTCACCGGCGGTGAAAAGGTCGACCCCGGCTTCTTCTACACGCCGACACTGCTGGCCGATGTCGATCCCGACAGCGAGATCGCCCAGGAGGAGGTCTTCGGCCCGGTGCTGGCCGTCATCGCGTACGAGGACGACGACGATGCCGTGCGGATCGCCAACAACTCGATCTACGGCCTGTCCGGTGCGGTGTTCGGCAGCGAGGATCGTGCCCTCGCGGTGGCCCGCCGGATCCGAACCGGAACGTTCTCCATCAATGGCGGCAACTACTTCAGTCCCGACAGTCCGTTCGGCGGCTACAAGCAGTCGGGTATCGGCCGGGAGATGGGCACCGCGGGCCTCGAGGAGTTCCTGGAGTCGAAGACGTTTGCGCGGGTGCTGTCATGA
- a CDS encoding SDR family NAD(P)-dependent oxidoreductase, which translates to MKNAVVTGGGSGIGAAIVARLRADGLNVAILDLHPSDDEFAHVADVTDRAAVDAALNAVRAQLGPISVLVNAAGLDCFTRFTEVSFDRWQRVVDVNLNGVFHCIQAVLPEMIEAGWGRIVNISSSSTHSGAPYMAPYVAAKSAVNGLTKTLALEYGPAGITVNAVPPGFIDTPMLRAAADKGYLGDIDKTIEATPVRRIGRPEDIAAACAFLISEEAGYITGQILGVNGGRNT; encoded by the coding sequence GTGAAGAATGCCGTCGTCACCGGTGGAGGGTCCGGAATCGGCGCGGCGATCGTCGCGCGACTGCGGGCCGACGGACTCAATGTCGCGATATTGGACCTGCACCCGTCTGACGACGAGTTCGCCCACGTCGCCGATGTCACCGACCGCGCCGCCGTGGACGCCGCGCTGAACGCCGTCCGAGCGCAGCTCGGTCCGATCTCGGTGCTCGTCAACGCGGCAGGGCTGGACTGCTTCACACGGTTCACCGAGGTGTCGTTCGACCGGTGGCAGCGCGTGGTCGACGTCAATCTCAACGGCGTCTTCCACTGCATCCAGGCGGTACTGCCCGAAATGATCGAGGCGGGCTGGGGCCGCATCGTCAACATCTCGTCATCGAGCACCCACTCCGGCGCGCCGTATATGGCGCCCTACGTCGCCGCGAAGTCCGCCGTGAACGGTCTAACCAAGACGCTCGCGCTGGAATACGGACCCGCGGGAATCACCGTCAACGCCGTTCCGCCCGGGTTCATCGACACCCCGATGCTGCGCGCCGCCGCCGACAAGGGCTACCTCGGCGACATCGACAAGACCATCGAGGCGACGCCGGTGCGCCGCATCGGCAGGCCCGAGGACATCGCGGCGGCATGTGCCTTCCTGATCTCCGAAGAGGCCGGCTACATCACCGGTCAGATCCTCGGCGTCAACGGCGGCCGCAACACATAA
- a CDS encoding mycofactocin-coupled SDR family oxidoreductase, translating to MGNSAGRVAGKVAFVTGAARGQGRSHAVRLAEEGADIIAVDLCHNIDSIGYAMATPEDLDETARFVEKAGRRIVTAQADVRIAEQLKDALERGLAELGKVDIVVAQAGVAGMKGNPPLQAWTDVINTNLVGTINAIQVALPHLTEGASIVATASAAALMDAHNKPNPGADPGGMAYMTSKRLLSQYVHDIATELAPRGIRANVIHPTNCNTDMLQSEPMYRSFRPDLEHPTRADAEPVFYVQQAMKVPWIEPVDISNAVLWLASDEARYVTGMQLRVDAGGYLKWYDYHV from the coding sequence GTGGGGAATTCAGCAGGCCGGGTCGCCGGGAAGGTCGCGTTCGTCACCGGCGCCGCACGGGGGCAGGGACGCAGCCACGCGGTCCGGCTGGCCGAAGAGGGCGCCGACATCATCGCGGTCGATCTGTGTCACAACATCGACTCGATCGGCTACGCGATGGCGACCCCCGAGGATCTCGACGAGACCGCGCGGTTCGTCGAGAAGGCGGGGCGACGCATCGTCACCGCGCAAGCCGACGTCCGCATCGCCGAACAACTCAAGGACGCGCTCGAGCGTGGCCTCGCCGAGCTCGGCAAGGTCGACATCGTCGTCGCGCAGGCCGGCGTCGCAGGCATGAAGGGCAACCCGCCCCTGCAGGCCTGGACCGACGTCATCAACACCAACCTGGTGGGCACCATCAACGCCATCCAGGTGGCGCTGCCGCACCTGACCGAAGGTGCCTCGATCGTGGCGACCGCATCGGCGGCCGCACTCATGGATGCCCACAACAAGCCGAATCCCGGCGCAGATCCCGGCGGCATGGCCTACATGACGTCCAAACGCCTGCTGTCGCAGTACGTCCACGACATCGCGACCGAACTCGCGCCCCGCGGAATCCGCGCCAACGTCATCCATCCGACCAACTGCAACACCGACATGCTGCAGAGCGAACCGATGTACCGCTCGTTCCGCCCGGACCTTGAGCATCCGACCCGGGCCGACGCCGAACCGGTGTTCTACGTGCAACAGGCCATGAAGGTGCCGTGGATCGAGCCCGTCGACATCAGCAACGCGGTGCTGTGGCTCGCTTCGGACGAGGCCCGCTACGTCACCGGTATGCAGCTGCGCGTCGACGCCGGCGGCTACCTCAAGTGGTACGACTACCACGTGTGA
- a CDS encoding ferredoxin, which yields MKVSVDASRCQGHTLCSMIAPDSFELDDVDGHASPVSDVVPADQEEAVREAAHSCPEQAIVIED from the coding sequence GTGAAGGTTTCGGTCGATGCGAGTCGCTGCCAGGGCCACACTCTGTGCTCGATGATCGCGCCCGACTCGTTCGAACTCGACGACGTGGACGGTCACGCGTCACCGGTGTCGGATGTGGTGCCTGCCGACCAGGAGGAGGCGGTCCGGGAAGCCGCGCACTCCTGCCCCGAACAAGCCATCGTCATCGAGGACTAG
- a CDS encoding cytochrome P450, which translates to MDRDEPPASGVTTDDERKKNTYHFDRHTPEYRGQFEKITEEMHARCPMAWTDVYNGHWVAAGSKEVFELARCPAVSNDHDITGEGTGYEGISIPLASRAAAVRGGILEMDEPDHSIYRGALNPYLSPAAVKRWAPFVDEITRAALDEKIESGRIDFVDDLANVVPAVLTLAMMGLDLKKWKVYSEPTHASVYTPEHSPDRERINDMHREMGIDLLTNMSAIKENPRPGLINALLQLRIDGEPAPDMEILGNLGLIIGGGFDTTTALTAHALEWLGEHPDQRELLSRERETLLNPATEEFLRYFTPAPGDGRTFSADVEVEGTQFREGERLWISWAMANRDPSVFEEPNRIILDRKGNRHFSFGIGVHRCVGSNVARTVFKSMLTAVLDRMPDYVCDPEGTVHYDSIGVIQGMRNLPATFTPGQRLGPGLDETLDKLQRICDEQELARPITERKEAAVID; encoded by the coding sequence ATCGACCGCGACGAGCCGCCTGCCAGCGGAGTCACGACCGACGACGAACGCAAGAAGAACACCTACCACTTCGACCGGCACACGCCGGAATATCGCGGACAGTTCGAGAAGATCACCGAGGAGATGCACGCCCGGTGTCCCATGGCGTGGACGGACGTCTACAACGGGCACTGGGTGGCCGCGGGCAGCAAGGAAGTGTTCGAGCTCGCGCGCTGCCCCGCGGTGTCCAACGATCACGACATCACCGGTGAGGGCACGGGCTACGAGGGCATCAGCATTCCGCTCGCGAGCCGGGCAGCCGCCGTGCGCGGCGGGATCCTGGAGATGGACGAGCCCGACCACAGCATCTACCGGGGTGCGCTCAACCCCTACCTGTCACCGGCCGCGGTGAAGCGGTGGGCGCCGTTCGTCGACGAGATCACCCGGGCAGCGCTCGACGAGAAGATCGAGTCGGGCCGCATCGACTTCGTCGACGACCTGGCCAACGTGGTGCCCGCCGTGCTCACGCTGGCGATGATGGGGCTCGACCTCAAGAAGTGGAAGGTCTACAGCGAGCCGACCCACGCCTCGGTGTACACCCCTGAACACTCGCCGGACCGCGAACGCATCAACGACATGCACCGTGAAATGGGCATCGACCTGCTCACCAACATGTCCGCGATCAAAGAGAACCCGCGGCCCGGCCTGATCAACGCGCTGTTGCAGCTGCGGATCGACGGCGAACCCGCGCCGGACATGGAGATCCTGGGCAATCTCGGCCTGATCATCGGGGGCGGGTTCGACACCACCACCGCACTCACCGCGCATGCCCTGGAGTGGCTCGGTGAGCATCCTGACCAGCGTGAGCTGCTCAGCCGCGAACGCGAGACGCTGCTGAACCCGGCCACCGAGGAGTTCCTGCGGTATTTCACGCCCGCACCGGGTGACGGGCGCACGTTCTCGGCCGATGTCGAGGTCGAGGGCACGCAGTTCAGGGAAGGCGAGCGGCTGTGGATCTCGTGGGCGATGGCCAACCGGGATCCGTCGGTGTTCGAGGAGCCGAACAGGATCATCCTCGACCGCAAGGGCAACCGGCACTTCAGCTTCGGCATCGGCGTGCATCGCTGTGTCGGCTCGAACGTGGCCCGGACGGTGTTCAAGTCCATGCTGACCGCGGTGCTCGACCGGATGCCCGACTACGTGTGCGATCCGGAGGGCACGGTGCACTACGACAGCATCGGCGTGATCCAGGGCATGCGGAACCTGCCGGCAACGTTCACGCCGGGCCAGCGACTGGGCCCCGGCCTCGACGAGACCCTCGACAAGCTGCAGCGCATCTGCGACGAGCAGGAGCTGGCGCGCCCCATCACCGAACGCAAGGAAGCAGCGGTCATCGACTGA
- a CDS encoding hemophore-related protein, whose translation MIKLSRAKIAFAIGGLAVAIPASAGVAAAAPFDAVVNTTCTYEQVIAALNAQQPALAQEFNASPFAQGALRSFLASGPVERQQTVNQLQGNPMAQQYFGPISSIAGSCNNY comes from the coding sequence ATGATCAAGTTGTCGCGCGCGAAAATCGCATTCGCAATCGGCGGTCTCGCAGTGGCGATCCCCGCTTCGGCCGGTGTCGCAGCAGCAGCGCCGTTCGACGCGGTGGTCAACACCACGTGTACCTACGAACAGGTCATTGCTGCGCTCAACGCGCAGCAGCCCGCACTGGCGCAGGAATTCAACGCCTCGCCGTTCGCGCAGGGCGCGCTGCGCAGCTTCCTGGCCTCGGGCCCGGTCGAGCGTCAGCAGACCGTCAACCAGTTGCAGGGCAACCCGATGGCGCAGCAGTACTTCGGTCCCATCAGCTCGATCGCGGGCAGCTGCAACAACTACTGA
- a CDS encoding acyl-CoA dehydrogenase family protein — protein MQLTFDSDVEDFRAEFVAFLDANLPSQAQTLERPRSVSHMPQWARDWQRLLFDNGWLLPAQPPEFGGRNATVVQQFVHLDELCRRRIYHSFNPQGVNIIAASLLSFGSDEQKHRWAVPVLRGEKTASLGMSEPSAGSDLASLRTRAVVAGDHFVVNGQKVWTSGAHDADFLLTFVRTDPDAPKHKGISALIIPTDTPGVVCRPFADMTGQDNLDFNEVFFTDARVPAENLVGPLNGGWGVANGSLGHERTMMWLGFADRIDNMLADFEPRTELERDQYATTVMDYQALRAMGSAALARASRGEMDTASVSVLKLFGSEAERTAMENALTAAGPDGLIHPSTTGPYEHMNLDHYFASWFERYARSFGGTIAGGTSEIQRNIIATQVLGLPRR, from the coding sequence ATGCAGTTGACATTCGATTCCGACGTCGAGGACTTCCGCGCCGAGTTCGTCGCGTTCCTCGACGCCAACCTGCCGTCGCAGGCGCAGACGCTGGAGCGGCCCAGGTCGGTTTCGCACATGCCGCAGTGGGCACGGGATTGGCAGCGCCTGTTGTTCGACAACGGCTGGCTGCTGCCGGCCCAGCCTCCCGAGTTCGGTGGCCGTAATGCCACCGTGGTGCAGCAGTTCGTCCACCTCGACGAGCTGTGCCGGCGGCGGATATACCACAGCTTCAACCCGCAGGGCGTCAACATCATTGCGGCGTCGCTACTTTCGTTCGGCTCCGACGAGCAGAAACACCGGTGGGCCGTACCCGTGTTACGGGGCGAGAAGACCGCGTCCCTGGGTATGAGCGAGCCGAGCGCGGGCAGCGACCTGGCCTCGCTACGCACCCGCGCAGTCGTGGCGGGAGACCATTTCGTCGTCAACGGCCAGAAGGTATGGACCTCGGGCGCCCACGACGCAGACTTCCTGCTGACGTTCGTGCGCACCGATCCGGATGCACCGAAGCACAAGGGAATCAGCGCGCTGATCATCCCGACCGACACGCCCGGCGTGGTATGCCGGCCGTTCGCCGACATGACCGGCCAGGACAACCTCGACTTCAACGAGGTCTTCTTCACCGACGCGCGCGTGCCCGCCGAGAACCTCGTCGGCCCGTTGAACGGCGGCTGGGGTGTTGCGAACGGTTCTCTTGGACACGAGCGCACCATGATGTGGCTGGGATTCGCCGACCGCATCGACAACATGCTTGCCGACTTCGAGCCGCGCACCGAGCTCGAACGCGATCAGTACGCCACGACCGTCATGGACTATCAGGCGTTGCGGGCCATGGGCTCTGCGGCGCTTGCGCGGGCGTCACGGGGCGAGATGGACACCGCGTCGGTGTCGGTGCTGAAGCTGTTCGGCTCGGAAGCCGAACGCACTGCGATGGAGAACGCGTTGACCGCGGCCGGGCCCGACGGATTGATCCATCCGTCCACCACCGGTCCCTACGAGCACATGAACCTCGACCACTACTTCGCGAGCTGGTTCGAGCGCTACGCCCGCAGCTTCGGGGGCACCATCGCGGGCGGCACGTCGGAGATCCAGCGCAACATCATCGCGACACAGGTACTCGGCCTGCCTCGCCGTTGA
- a CDS encoding acyl-CoA dehydrogenase family protein, with translation MLLEFDADQRLWQETVRDAVTKQCPATLVREVAEQGVDPTPLWKSYVDQGWTELTDPVNAVELAIVLEELGRATDLTPYLATMTQFAPLAGDRFDAGQAGTAVYDGVTARRDDTGWVLDGTAHHVLDGDRAETLAVVTDAGVFLVAADRAVIRRSSIFDPVLHVAEVTFHAVAIPDTDRVRADAERARHLALTGLAVTTVGACQRVLDLVLEHVKQRHQFEAPIGSFQAVQHKAVDMHVAIERARALAYFAALTIAADDPRRRLAAAMAKAASGECQAVVFRHGLQLFGAMGFTWENDAQFALKRAKAGELLLGGAAEHRAVIAAEYRTTYRGL, from the coding sequence GTGCTACTGGAATTCGATGCCGATCAGCGACTATGGCAGGAAACTGTGCGCGATGCGGTGACCAAGCAATGCCCTGCCACGCTGGTCCGGGAGGTTGCCGAACAGGGTGTCGACCCGACACCACTGTGGAAGAGCTATGTGGACCAGGGGTGGACGGAACTCACGGATCCCGTCAACGCGGTCGAGTTGGCGATCGTCCTGGAGGAACTGGGCAGGGCCACCGATCTGACGCCGTACCTGGCGACCATGACCCAGTTCGCTCCGCTCGCAGGTGACCGGTTCGACGCCGGACAGGCCGGCACCGCGGTCTACGACGGTGTGACGGCGCGTCGCGACGACACGGGGTGGGTGCTCGACGGCACCGCACATCACGTGCTCGACGGCGATCGCGCCGAGACGCTCGCGGTGGTCACCGATGCCGGGGTGTTTCTCGTTGCCGCGGACAGGGCCGTCATCCGGCGCAGTTCGATCTTCGATCCGGTGCTGCATGTCGCCGAGGTGACCTTTCACGCCGTCGCGATCCCCGACACCGACCGTGTGCGTGCCGACGCCGAAAGGGCCCGGCATCTGGCGTTGACCGGGTTGGCCGTGACCACCGTGGGCGCCTGCCAACGGGTGCTCGACCTCGTGCTGGAGCACGTCAAGCAGCGCCACCAGTTCGAGGCGCCGATCGGCTCGTTCCAGGCCGTGCAGCACAAGGCCGTCGACATGCATGTCGCGATCGAACGCGCCCGTGCGCTGGCGTATTTCGCCGCACTGACCATCGCGGCCGACGACCCGCGGCGTCGACTGGCCGCGGCCATGGCCAAGGCGGCATCGGGAGAGTGCCAGGCCGTGGTGTTCCGCCATGGCCTGCAGTTGTTCGGCGCGATGGGCTTCACGTGGGAGAACGATGCGCAGTTCGCGTTGAAGCGCGCGAAGGCCGGCGAGTTGCTGCTGGGCGGCGCGGCCGAGCATCGCGCGGTGATCGCAGCCGAATACCGCACGACCTACAGGGGACTCTGA
- a CDS encoding amidohydrolase family protein, translated as MHHPDGTRTPVIDASVHIFFGSNKDLRRNFLREPFASRGFPDYEMNWYGAPGGEYAVDEPLARRAIKGTKGSERQYPGSDPDLAAQHLFGDRGVDIAILHPMTRGIMPDRHLGTALANAHNEMMVTRWLDHAEHGRKFRGTIRVNPDDVAGALREIDRYRDHPRVVQIGVPLQSRELYGKPQYWPLWEAAAEAGLPVAVHIEGGAGIQFPPTPSGKTRTYEQYLGFMALNYLYHLMNMIAEGVFERMPALKFVWADGAADMLTPFMWRMDCFGRPHLEQTPWAPKMPSDYLPGHVYFVQGALDGPGDVEFAGEWFGFTGKEDMVMFGSSYPHWQLNTPEVPSAFTTEQCDKLLWRNAAELYGLHSDVTPSTVAAQ; from the coding sequence ATGCACCACCCGGACGGAACCCGGACGCCCGTGATCGACGCGAGTGTGCACATCTTCTTCGGGTCGAACAAAGATCTGCGGCGAAACTTCCTGCGTGAGCCTTTTGCCAGCCGCGGGTTCCCCGACTACGAGATGAACTGGTATGGCGCGCCTGGCGGTGAATACGCCGTCGATGAGCCGCTTGCGCGAAGAGCAATAAAGGGCACAAAGGGATCCGAGCGTCAGTACCCAGGGTCCGACCCCGACCTCGCTGCTCAGCATCTGTTCGGCGACCGTGGCGTCGACATCGCGATCCTGCATCCCATGACCCGGGGCATCATGCCGGACCGTCATCTCGGCACCGCACTTGCCAACGCGCACAACGAGATGATGGTGACGCGCTGGCTCGACCACGCCGAACACGGCCGGAAGTTCCGTGGCACCATCCGGGTCAACCCAGACGACGTGGCGGGCGCGCTGCGCGAGATCGACAGATACCGGGACCATCCGCGCGTAGTGCAGATCGGGGTTCCACTTCAATCGCGTGAGCTGTACGGCAAGCCGCAGTACTGGCCCCTATGGGAGGCCGCCGCCGAGGCCGGCCTGCCGGTCGCGGTTCACATCGAGGGCGGCGCGGGCATCCAGTTTCCGCCGACGCCGTCGGGCAAGACCCGCACCTACGAGCAATACCTCGGCTTCATGGCGTTGAACTACCTGTACCACCTGATGAACATGATCGCCGAGGGCGTATTCGAGCGGATGCCTGCGCTCAAGTTCGTCTGGGCCGACGGCGCTGCCGACATGCTCACGCCGTTCATGTGGCGCATGGACTGCTTCGGCCGCCCACACCTGGAGCAGACGCCATGGGCGCCCAAGATGCCCAGTGATTACCTGCCCGGTCACGTCTATTTCGTGCAAGGTGCCCTCGACGGGCCGGGTGATGTCGAGTTCGCCGGGGAGTGGTTCGGCTTCACCGGCAAGGAGGACATGGTCATGTTCGGTTCGAGTTATCCCCACTGGCAGCTCAACACACCCGAGGTGCCAAGCGCATTCACCACCGAGCAATGCGACAAGTTGTTGTGGCGCAACGCTGCCGAACTCTACGGCCTGCACAGCGACGTAACGCCGTCAACCGTTGCGGCGCAGTAG